One region of Bdellovibrio bacteriovorus genomic DNA includes:
- a CDS encoding flagellar protein FlgN — protein MMDATVERAFQKLEANLEELTKIYRSLLDIVRKEKDLLLQADRDALEESNKLKEELLFKLRAQDALRSRYAMDLATMVGADVENPRLLELAQKLAGTPAADRLRTQHSALDMLIKRITDINKDNEEYAKSALHTLNGALGEIKDTLSGKKTYGGKGQYKQGPQVSGNFVSKEA, from the coding sequence ATGATGGACGCAACAGTAGAAAGAGCGTTTCAAAAGTTAGAAGCCAATCTCGAGGAACTCACAAAGATCTATCGTTCTCTTCTCGATATCGTACGCAAAGAAAAAGACCTTCTTCTTCAAGCGGATCGCGATGCTTTGGAAGAAAGCAATAAACTTAAAGAAGAATTGCTTTTCAAACTTCGCGCGCAGGATGCTTTGCGTTCTCGCTATGCGATGGATCTAGCAACAATGGTCGGAGCCGACGTGGAAAATCCTCGTTTGCTGGAGCTTGCACAAAAGTTAGCAGGCACTCCCGCAGCCGATCGTCTTCGCACTCAACATTCCGCTTTGGACATGTTGATCAAAAGAATCACTGACATTAACAAAGACAATGAAGAATACGCTAAGTCTGCTTTGCACACGTTGAATGGTGCTCTTGGCGAAATCAAAGATACTCTCTCCGGTAAAAAAACTTACGGAGGCAAAGGCCAATACAAACAAGGCCCTCAGGTGTCTGGCAACTTCGTTAGTAAAGAAGCGTAA
- the flgK gene encoding flagellar hook-associated protein FlgK: MSKISAMMDTGKRSLMNSQTALQTVGHNIANKSTEGFSRQRVELLSNQPIGEGNLQIGMGARAGVVTRVNNPWLEKQIQKEGMNMGFHDSRADALGRVEQIYNEQNNKGLNQYMTDFFNSFRELSNNPESLASRTLVRESAVAMSKDFGRVVGQLKAVQEDLDGQVKTTVNEINQLTKEIAQLNEKIQMIEVQKTPANDERDRRDLVLKKLGEKIDISWAEGRDGMVTVTAGRTGILVSGIGSSELKAEQTGSRDRVEVFFVGTGTPANITDQITGGRIGGALEVRDRVIEDLLNHVDNMAYTLAKEVNKAHIEGFDKSGRPGVLFFEMPEQTKGAASVIGLNKTIFNDVGRIAAGAQSGATGDNTVANVISSLQHRQVMDGGTSTLDDYYNTQVGQIGAVAQRAVKSQESQKNVMNQLTNIRESISGVSLDEETTKMIEFQKTYDASARLIKTADEMFDTVLNLKRL; encoded by the coding sequence ATGTCTAAAATCTCGGCTATGATGGATACGGGTAAGCGCTCTCTGATGAATTCTCAGACAGCATTGCAAACGGTCGGTCATAACATCGCCAATAAATCAACCGAGGGCTTTTCACGCCAGCGTGTTGAGCTATTGTCGAATCAGCCTATCGGTGAGGGAAATCTTCAAATCGGTATGGGTGCCCGTGCCGGTGTCGTGACTCGCGTTAACAATCCTTGGTTAGAAAAACAAATTCAAAAAGAAGGCATGAACATGGGCTTCCATGATTCGCGTGCCGATGCTCTGGGCCGTGTAGAGCAAATCTACAATGAGCAGAACAATAAAGGCCTGAATCAGTACATGACTGATTTCTTCAACTCGTTCCGTGAACTTTCTAACAATCCCGAAAGCTTGGCATCAAGAACTTTGGTGCGTGAATCTGCTGTTGCGATGTCGAAAGATTTCGGTCGCGTGGTGGGGCAATTAAAAGCCGTGCAGGAAGATCTAGATGGTCAGGTGAAGACGACTGTGAACGAGATCAATCAGTTGACGAAAGAAATTGCGCAGCTGAATGAAAAAATCCAAATGATCGAAGTTCAAAAAACTCCGGCCAATGATGAGCGCGATCGTCGTGACTTAGTTCTAAAAAAACTAGGCGAAAAGATCGACATTTCTTGGGCGGAAGGAAGAGACGGCATGGTGACAGTCACTGCCGGTCGTACAGGTATCCTGGTTTCAGGTATAGGCTCTTCAGAACTGAAAGCAGAACAAACCGGCAGCCGTGACCGCGTCGAAGTATTCTTCGTGGGTACGGGAACTCCCGCAAACATCACAGATCAAATCACGGGTGGCCGTATTGGTGGTGCTTTGGAAGTTCGTGACCGTGTGATTGAGGACCTTTTGAATCACGTCGACAACATGGCTTACACATTGGCGAAAGAAGTCAATAAAGCCCATATTGAGGGATTTGATAAAAGTGGTCGTCCTGGTGTTTTATTTTTCGAAATGCCGGAACAGACAAAGGGAGCTGCATCGGTTATCGGATTAAATAAAACAATCTTTAACGATGTCGGCAGAATCGCGGCCGGAGCCCAGTCTGGTGCAACGGGTGATAATACTGTTGCGAACGTGATCTCTTCCTTGCAGCACCGTCAAGTGATGGATGGTGGAACTTCGACTTTAGATGATTACTACAACACGCAAGTCGGTCAGATCGGTGCGGTCGCCCAACGTGCGGTGAAATCTCAAGAGTCTCAGAAAAACGTGATGAATCAGCTCACAAATATTCGTGAGAGCATCAGCGGCGTTTCTTTGGATGAAGAGACCACAAAAATGATCGAGTTCCAAAAAACTTACGATGCTTCTGCT
- the flgM gene encoding flagellar biosynthesis anti-sigma factor FlgM: MKITHNKVGQNLNLTDSSRSNKADAIKNNSAGAPTAKADALTASTLGESSRVELSPRAQEAKRIKELAMSAPDVDEAKVAKFRKLIDDGKYNVDAKAIADKMVDEHLDF; the protein is encoded by the coding sequence ATGAAGATCACGCACAACAAAGTTGGACAGAATTTGAATCTGACAGATTCTTCTCGCTCTAACAAAGCGGATGCAATTAAAAATAATTCCGCTGGTGCGCCGACAGCAAAAGCAGATGCATTGACTGCGTCGACTCTCGGTGAATCTTCTCGCGTTGAACTTTCTCCACGTGCGCAAGAAGCAAAAAGAATCAAAGAACTTGCGATGTCGGCTCCTGACGTTGACGAAGCCAAAGTTGCTAAGTTCAGAAAATTGATCGACGACGGAAAATACAACGTCGATGCAAAAGCTATCGCCGACAAAATGGTCGACGAACATTTAGATTTCTAA